From a region of the Daphnia pulicaria isolate SC F1-1A chromosome 1, SC_F0-13Bv2, whole genome shotgun sequence genome:
- the LOC124317474 gene encoding uncharacterized protein LOC124317474 produces the protein MTWVETAVHFVEMSAIVSCTSHLVQKHFRASQKWRSPFAQLLQKFKTRQSLSFIDAAGCSIIDVVLLQPVGERCDRVMVELQLLHAVYRAGAIPSVTAGKLLELSLVLMLSWSVGESHASSLLGSAISELTLNHAALWLPKCWTSGRTARRLIEMVYVYVAVMLLSNMACCCSLYW, from the exons ATGACGTGGGTCGAAACTGCTGTCCATTTTGTCGAAATGTCGGCCATTGTTAGCTGTACGTCTCATCTCGTGCAGAAACACTTCAGAGCTA GTCAGAAATGGAGATCTCCCTTTGCTCAACTGTTGCAGAAATTTAAAACACGACAAAGTCTGAGCTTTATTGATGCTGCCGGCTGTAGTATCATTGATgtggttttgttgcagccagttggtgaaaggtgtgatcGAGTCATGGTTGAGTTGCAGCTTCTGCATGCAGTTTATCGAGCTGGTGCTATCCCAAGTGTAACTGCAGGAAAACTTCTTGAATTG TCTTTGGTGCTGATGTTGTCCTGGAGTGTGGGAGAGTCCCATGCTTCAAGTCTTCTGGGATCAGCCATATCTGAGTTGACGCTGAATCATGCTGCATTGTGGTTGCCGAAATGTTGGACATCTGGTAGAACTGCAAGAAGACTCattgaaatg GTTTATGTTTACGTAGCAGTGATGTTGCTGTCCAATATGGcttgttgttgcagcctatactggtga